In the Burkholderia multivorans ATCC BAA-247 genome, CTCGTCGAGCAGCAGCGCGGACGATGCAAGCCCGACGATCGGCACCAGCAGCGAAAACTGCGCGACCTGCGCGGCCGGATAGCGCGACATCAGGCGGCTCCAGAGCCCGTAGCCGAGCAGCGTCGCAACGAACGCGAGATAGACGACCGCGAAGATCGACGAGACGTTGAGCGCGGCCAACGCGGCGCCGATTCGCTGCGGCCCTTCGAACCACAGCGACAGCGCGAAGAACGGCACGGGCGGCACGAGGCTCGCCCAGACGACGAGCGACACGAGATTCGCGCTGCCGACCTTCTTCGTGACGATATTGCCGAACGCCCACATCGCCGCCGACGCGATCGTCAGCAGGAAACCGGCGAGCGTCATTGCGCGGCCGCCCTGCGATGCAATCACGAAGAGCCCTGCGGCGGCGATCGCGAGACCGATCAGGTTCTGCACGCGCAGGCGCTCGCCGAGAAACAGCATCGCGAACACGAGCGTGAAGAACGCCTGCGACTGCAGCACGAGCGACGCGAGGCCGGCCGGCATCCCGACGTACATGCCGGTGAACAGAAACACGAACTGGCCGAGCTGGATCGTCGCGCCGTACAGTACGAGCATCCGCCACGGAATCTGCGGACGGCGCACGAAGAACACGGCCGGCACGGCCGCGAGTGTGAAGCGCAGCGTGCCGAGCAGCATCGGCGGCATCCCGTGCAGGCCGACCTTGATCACGACGAAGTTCACGCCCCATGCGAGGATCACGACCAACGCCAGCAACAAATCCTTCGGGGCCATCATCGGCGTCTCCTCGCGTGTCGAATGTCGTTCCGAAACGGCGAGTCTAACCGCGTTCGCGTGCGGCCCGCTCCGATACCCGCGTGGCGCGCGTGGAATCGCATCCGTGCGCAAGACCTGCGAATCGGCGCCGGCCGGTACAATGGTCCGCATCTTCGCCGCCCCACAGGACTCGCCATGACCGCCCCGATCCATGCCCTGCTGAAGCCGCACGTGCGCGACGTCGGCAACCTGCAGGTGCGCCGCACGCTGCCCGCGCTCGCCGCGCGGCTCGTCGGCCCGTTCATCTTCTTCGATCACATGGGGCCGGCCACGCTGCCGCCCGGCACCGGCCTCGACGTGCGGCCGCATCCGCACATCGGCCTGGCGACCGTCACCTACCTGTTCGACGGCGCGATCCTGCACCGCGACAGTCTCGGCTCGCTGCAGGAAATCGTGCCGGGCGACGTGAACTGGATGACGGCCGGCCGCGGGATCGTGCACTCGGAACGCACGCCGGCCGCGCAGCGCGCGAGCGGCCACACCGTGCACGGGATCCAGACCTGGGTCGCGCTGCCGCGCACGCATGAAACCGTCGAGCCGTCGTTCGAGCACCATGCGGCCGACACGCTGCCGAAGCGCACCGAAAACGGCGTGTCGCTGACGGTGATCGCCGGCGACGCGTTCGGGCTGCGTTCGCCCGTCACGACGTTCTCGCGCACGCTCTACGTCGCGGCCGAGTTCGCGGCCGGCGGCCGCCTCGCGCTCGACGCGTCGCACGAGGAGCGCGCGGTGTATGTGGTGGACGGCGATCTCGCGGTCGACGGCACGCCGCTTGCGGCCGAGCAGATGGCCGTGCTCACGCCGGGCGCAAACGTCACGCTGACGAGCGACGGCGGCGCACGCGCGATGCTGCTCGGCGGCGACCGGATCGACGGCGAACGCTTCATCGAATGGAACTTCGTCGCGAGCAGCCGCGACGCGATCGAGCGCGCGAAGCTCGCATGGACGCGCCAGGAGATGGGCAAGGTACCGGGCGAAACGGAATGGATTCCGTTACCGGAATCGAAGCCGCGTTGAAAAGCGCGCAAGCTGCCCCCAATCTGACGACATCCGAACCGCAGGGAACGACATGGACACCACGCTAGCCACTTTCGAAAGAGACGTCATCGAGGCGTCGCTGGACACGCCCGTGCTGGTCGACTTCTGGGCGCCGTGGTGCGGCCCGTGCAAGACGCTCGGCCCGCTCCTCGAAAAGCTCGAACGCGATTACGCGGGCCGCTGGAAGCTCGTGAAGGTGAACGTCGACGAGAACCAGGAACTCGCCGCGCATTTCCAGACGCGCAGCATTCCGCACGTGATCGCGTTCGCCGATGGTCGCCCCGTCGACCAGTTCATCGGCGTGCTGCCGGAAGGCCAGTTGCGCGCGTTCCTCGACCGGCTGCTGCCGGCGCCCGAAGAAGCCGAGCGCCGCGCCGCGCAGATCGCGATCGCGGAAGCGCGCTTCGACGACGGGCTCGCGCACCTCGAAGCGGCGCTCGCGCTGAATCCCGGTTTCGACGATGCGCGGCTCGACCTGATCGAATTGCTCCTCGCGAGCAACCGGATCGACGACGCGCGCGCGGAAGCCGAGCGGCTGTCGCCGCAAACGGTGCAGGGCGCCGATCCGCGCTATCAGGCCATCAAGACCCGTTTCGACGCGCTCGACGCAACGGCCGACCTGCCGCCGACCGACGCGCTCGAAGCGCGCATCGCGGCGAATCCCGGCGATCTCGACGCGCGTTTCGATCTCGCGCAAAGCCTGATCGCGCGGCGCGCATACGAAGGCGCGCTCGAGCAGCTGCTGGAAATCGTCACGCGCGACCGCACGTATGGCGACGACCTCGGCCGCCGCACGATGATCTCGGTGTTCGAGCTGGCCGCCGACCGGCCGGATCTCGTCGCCGCGTGGCGACGCAAGCTGAGCATGGCGCTCAACTGAGCGCGGCAGGCGGGAAGCCGGGCGCCGCAGCGGCCGGCCTTCTGCTTGTGCGCACGCTGCTCCTGCGCTGTTCGCACGCACCGCCGTCGCGCGGCATGTGCGCGCTCCCGGCCGGCGCGCAACGCCGGCGCCCTCTCCCCTGCTACCCCGCCGCGCGCGCTGCGATCGCGCGCAACGCATGCGCGGCCGCCGCGAACCCGAAGCTCGCCGTCACGCAGACGCTCGAACCGAATCCCGCGCAGTTCAGCCCCGCGACGTGCGCGGCCGTCGACGGCTCCGCGCCGTCCTCGATATCGCACGCGGGCGCGTCCGGATAGATCAGCGGCTCGTCCGAATAAACGGCGCTGACTTTGAAGCGCGCCTTCGGCCCGCGCGGAAAGCCGTGCTGCTTGCGCAGCTGCGCGCGCACCTTCGAGAGCAGCGGATCCTGGATCGTCAGCGCGAGATCGTCGATGCGAATGCGCGTCGGGTCGAGCTGGCCGCCGGCACCGCCGACCGTCACGAGCGGCTGCCCTTTCGCGACGCACCATGCGATCAGCGCGACCTTCGTGCGCACGCTGTCGATCGCATCGATCACGTAGTCGAAGCCGCCGCCGAGCAGCGCGTCGAAGTTGTCCGGTTCCGCGAAATCCTCGATGCGGTTCACGCGGCAGGCGCGATCGATCAGCGCGATGCGCTCGGCCATCGCATCGACCTTCGGCTTGCCGTAATTGCCGTCGAGCGCGTGGATCTGCCGGTTGGTATTGCTCTCCGCGACGTTGTCGAGATCGATCAGCGTCAGCGTACCGATCGCACTGCGCGCGAGCGCCTCGGCCGTCCACGAGCCGACGCCGCCGATGCCGATCACCGCGACATGCGCGCGCTCGAACGCAGCGAGCGCCGGTGCGCCGTACAGCCGCGCGATGCCGCCGAAGCGCCGCGCGCGATCCGCGTCAAGCTGGATCGTCGGGCTCGGGGTAAGATCGGAGAAATTCGGCGGGACGGTGTCGGCGGCTGACATGAAGAAAGGAAAACGTAAGTCGTACAGCCTCTATTTTGCCTGATCTCCCCGCCGCGACGCGCCGCTGTGCACGCACGATTCTTCCGCGTTCGCTATACTGGCCCCCGATTGAAGCGTTTGCATAACATGACGACTCTCGCCGATCTCCGCATCAACTATTCGCGCGCTTCGCTCGACGAAGCCGATGCCGCCCCCGATCCGTTCGCCCAGTTCGACCGCTGGTTCAACGAGGCGCTCGCCGCCAAGCTTCCGGAGCCGAACACGATGACGCTCGCGACTGTCGGTGCCGACGGTCGGCCGTCGGCGCGCATCGTGCTCGTCAAGGGCGTCGACGAGCGCGGGTTCGTCTTCTTCACCAACTACGAAAGCCGCAAGGGCCGCGATCTCGCTGCGCATCCGTACGCGGCGCTGCTGTTCTACTGGATCGAGCTCGAGCGCCAGGTGCGCATCGAAGGCCGCGTCGAGAAGACGAGCGCCGACGAAAGCGATCGCTATTTCGCCTCGCGTCCGGTCGGCTCGCGCATCGGTGCATGGGCGTCCGAGCAGAGCGCCGTGATCGACAGCCGCGCGACGCTCGAAGCGCGCGAGAAAGCATTCAGCGAGCGCTACGGCGACGACCCGCCGCGCCCGCCGCACTGGGGCGGCTATCGCGTCGTGCCCGATACGCTGGAATTCTGGCAGGGCCGCCCGTCGCGGCTGCACGATCGTCTGGTCTACACGCGCGATGCCGCGGCACCGCACGGCTGGACGATCTCGCGACTGTCGCCGTAAGCGCGGCGCCGGCGTGCCGCCGGCCGCATCACGTGTTGCATCCGGGCGCGTCGCAGCGCGGCGCGCCGGTCAAGATACTTGGCTGTATTCGATTCAACGAACAAACGGAGAATCCAAATGTTCTGGGAAAAGAAGCTGGCACAGTGGGCGGACGAAGTACGGGCGAAGGCGAACATACCGGCGCGCCTCGTGCTGTGGAATGGCGAACAACTCGATTTCGGCAATTTCAGCGCGCCGCAGGTCACGCTGAAGGTCAACAACGCGTCGGCGCTGCCGCTGCTGCTCGAACCGAGCCTCGACAATCTCGGCGAGGCGTACGTGAAGGGCAAGATCGACATCGAAGGCAAGCTGTCGGACATCATCAACATCGGCTATTCGCTCGCGCGCAGCACCGTCACGAGCGCGAGCAAGCTCGCGCGCGTGAAGCGCTACTTCAATCATACGAAGAGCACCGACAAGAAGGCGATCCAGTACCACTACGACGTGTCGAACGAGTTCTACAAGCTGTGGCTCGACGAGAACATGGTGTATTCGTGTGCGTACTTCGAGAACGGCGACGAGGATCTCGGCACCGCGCAGATCAAGAAGATCGACCACATCCTGACGAAGATCCGCCTCGAGCCCGGCCAGCGGCTGCTCGACATCGGCTGCGGCTGGGGCGCGCTCGTGCTGCGCGCCGCGCAGAAGTTCGGTGCGCAGTGCGTGGGCGTCACGCTCTCGCAGAACCAGTTCGATCTCGCGACCGAACGCGTGAAGGCGGCCGGCCTGGAGGATCGCATCGAGATCCGCCTGCAGGACTATCGCGAGATCGAAGGCCAGTTCGATCGCATCACGAGCGTCGGGATGTTCGAGCACGTCGGCCGCAAGAACCTGCCGCTGTACTTCTCGCGGATCCGCGAACTGCTCGTCGACGACGGCATCGCGATGAACCACGGCATCACGTCGACCGACGCGGAAAGCGGCGAAACGGCGCTCGGCGGCGGCGAATTCATCGACCGCTACGTGTTCCCGGACGGCGAGCTGCCGCACATCAGCCTCGCGCTCGAAGCGGCGCAGCGCGGCGGCCTCGAGGCCGTTGACATCGAAAGCCTGCGGCGACACTATGCGCGCACGCTGGAGATCTGGACCGAGAACTTCGAAGCGAAGGCCGACGAGGCGCGCAAGCTCGTCGACGACGAAAAATTCCGCATCTGGCGCGTCTATCTGGCCGGCTGCGCCTATGCCTTCGAACACGACGACGTGTCGATCTTCCAGATCGTGTGCCGCAAGGCCGGCCGCAGCGCGAAAACGCTGCCGTGGTCGCGGCGCTATATGTACGAACATGCGCTGCCGCGCTAGGCGGCGCTTCACGCAGGGCATGCATGGGTGACGGCAGCACGCGGCGCAGCAGCACGCCGCAGCGACGGCAAGACGAAGCGCACGACGCGCGCGCCGACGGGCAGTTCGATCTGTTCGGCGCGCTGCCGTCGCCGGACGATGTGCACGCGTCGTCACACGACGCAGCCGATACCGACGATGCACGGGCGCACGCGACGCGCGCGCCGCGTGCGCCGAAGCCTGCCCGACCGAGCGCCGCATCCGACGCGGGCAACGCCGCACGCGACGACGAAGCGGCCGCACCGCCGTCTACCGGCATGCTCTGGGACGATCCCGCGCCGCCGCCCGAACCGCGCAAGCGCGCGCGACGACGCGGCGTGCCGCCTGCGCCGGTCGCGCCCGAGGTCGCCGCCGCGGCCGCCGCATTGCCGCCGAACGTGCGGCTCGGCACGTCGTCGTGGTATTTCCCCGGCTGGAACGGCATCGTCTTCGACGGCGATTTCGCGCAGACGAAGCTGTCGCGCGAAGGACTCGAAGCGTACGGCGCGCATCCGCTCCTGAAAAGCGTAAGCCTCGACCGGTCGTTCTACGCGCCGCTGTCCGTCGCCGACTATCTGCGCTACGCCCAGCAGGTGCCCGACGATTTCCGCTTCGTCGTGAAGGCGCCCGCGTCGGTCACCGATGCGGTCGTGCGCGGCCATCGCGGCGAGCCGTCCGGACCGAATCCGACCTTCCTCGATGCGTCGCTCGCCGCCGACGAGTTCGTGCGTCCATGCCTCGAAGGACTCGGCAAGAAGGCCGGCGTGCTCGTGTTCCAGTTCTCGCCGCTGCCCGACCGGTTGCTGGCCGAGCCGGCCGCGCTGATCGAGCGGTTGTCGGCGTTCTTCGCGGCACTGCCGCCGTTGCCGCCCGAGGCAGACGGTCCGCGCTACGCGATCGAGATCCGCGACGCGAGCCTGCTCACGCCGCGCTTCATCCGCACGCTCGCCGCGCACGGCGTGCGCTACTGCGTGGGCCTGCACGCGCGGATGCCCGATCCGCTGCGCCAGGCAGCCGCGCTCGCGCTGCTCGACGGCGACGCACCGGGGCCGCTGATCGTGCGCTGGAGCCTGCACGGCGGCTTCAAGTACGAACAGGCGAAAGCGAAGTACGAACCGTTCGACAAGCTCGTCGACGAAGATCCGGCCACGCGGTCGGCGCTTGCCGAACTGGCCGCCCGCTATGCGCTCGCCGGGCAGCCGGTGATCATCACGATCAACAACAAGGCCGAAGGCTCCGCGCCGCTGTCGTGCATCGCGCTCGCGCGCGAAATCGCGGCGGCCTGCGCGCACTGGCGCAGCGAAGCCGCGTAGCGCGAGCGCGCCACGCGACAACGGTGCGCAGCGCCGCTTACGCGCCGCGCTGCGACTTCAGCCGGTGCGCGAATTTCTGGCGGAACTTCGCGAGCTTCGGCCCGATCACGACTGCGCAATAGCCCTGCCCCGGATTGCGCGCGTAATAGTTCTGGTGATAGTCCTCGGCCGGCCAGTAGTTGCCGTCGAGCGGCACGACTTCGGTGACGATCGGCTGCCCGAACACCTGTTCGCGCTCGAGCTCGCGGATCACGTCGAGCGCGGTGTCGCGCTGCGCGTCCGAATGCGTGAACACGACCGAGCGGTACTGCGTACCGACATCGTTGCCCTGCCGGTTCAGCTGCGTCGGATCGTGCGTCGCGAAGAAGATTTCCAGAATCTCGCGGTAGCCGATACGCGACGGGTCGAACGTCACGTTGACGACTTCCGCGTGACCGGTGTCGCCGTCGCAGACGTCGCGATAGCCGGGATTGCGCGTATGACCGCCCGCATAGCCGGACTGCACGGCCGTCACGCCGTCCACGTCGAGAAACACGGCCTCCGTGCACCAGAAGCACCCGCCTCCGAGCGTCGCCGTTTCAAGCATCTCGTTCGCCATCGAATCCACTCCTGTCAATGAACGGAGCCGGCATGCGCGCGCCGGCTCGTCCGATCGGTTTCGCCGTTCCGGACCCTTTCCGTCCGCAACGGCCGCTGCGGCAAGTATCGCACTCGCACGCGAAGCCGGCACGCCGCCGCGCGCCCGGCTCGCCGCGCGTTTCTCGACTACACTTAGGCACGCGTCATCATCGCGCCCGGTGCCGCCATGCCGGCGTGCGCGACGATACGTTCGACGTCTGCCTGAACATCGTTCCGTCTGCGCGCGCAGCAGCCGGCCGCGATCGCGCGATTGCCTGCCGAAGCGCCGAATTGCCGAATTGCCGCGCCGACGCGCGCGCATCACCGAGGGGGCTTCTCATGAACATGCGGCCTGACCCGACGTTTCACGCATCGCCCGAGCTCGCGATGCAGGCACCGCCCGAAGCATTCGCCTATACGTTGTTGCTGAGTCCCGATTTTTCCAGACCCGACGCGCTCGCCGTGATCGACGTGCAGCACGGCTCGCCGACCTACGGCAAGATCGTGCATACGGTCACGATGCCGAATACCGGCGACGAGTTTCACCACTTCGGCTGGAATGCATGCTCGTCCGCGCTGTCGCCGCTCACGGGCCATGCGTTTCTCGAGCGCCGCTATCTGATCATCCCCGGCCTGCGTTCGTCGCGCGTCTACGTGATCGACACGAAACCGCATCCGACGCAGGCGCGCATCCACAAGATCGTCGAGCCCGACGAGATCTTCCGCAAGACCGGCTATTCGCGCCCACATACCGTGCATTGCGGCCCGGAAGGCATCTACGTCAGCACGCTCGGCGGCGCGGGCAAGGACGGCACCGACGCCGCGCCCGGCATCTTCATCATGGACTGCGAGACGTTCGACGTGCTCGGCCGCTGGGAGATCGATCGCGGGCCGCAGGACAAGCATTACGACTTCTGGTGGAACCTGCCGCGCGACTACATGGTGTCGAGCGAATGGGCGCTGCCGCCGCAGTTCGAGAATGGCATCGTGCCCGACGACCTGCTCGCGAACCGGTACGGACACCGGCTGCATTTCTGGGATCTGCGCGCGCGGCGCAACGTGCAGACGATCGATCTCGGCGCGCATCATCAGATGGCGCTCGAAGTGCGTCCCGCGCACGATCCGGTGCGCGAATACGGATTCGTCGGCGTCGTGATCGACACGACCAATCTCGAAGGCTCGATCTGGACGTGGTGGCGCGAAGGCGGCACGTTCCACGCGAAAAAGACCGCGACGATCGCGCCCGAGCCCGCCGCGGCCGACGAATTGCCGCCGCTGCTGAAGCCGTTCGGCGCGGTGCCGCCGCTCGTCACCGACATCGATCTGTCGCTCGACGACCGCTTTCTCTACGTGTCGTGCTGGGGCACCGGCGAGATGCGTCAGTACGACGTGTCCGATCCGCACCATCCGAGGCTCGCGGGCTCGGTACGAATCGGCGGCATCGCGCGCCGCGCGCCGCATCCGAACGGCCGCCCGTTCGCCGGCGGCCCGCAGATGGTCGAGATCAGCCGCGACGGCCGGCGCGTGTACTGGACCAATTCGCTCTACTCGACGTGGGACGACCAGTTCTATCCGGACGGCGTGCCGGCCGCGCAGGTGCTCGCCCACGCAGGCCCGGACGGCGGGCTGACGCTGGCCGACGACTTCTGGGTCGAATTCCCCGACGGCTATCGCGCGCATCAGATCCGGCTCGAAGGCGGCGACTGTTCGACCGACTCGTTCTGCTATCCGTCGGTCGGACGTTGAGCGGCGCGCTCGATCCGCACGCCGCGCCGCAGCTCGCGCTGTGGGCGGCCGTCGCTGCAAGCGGCGTCTATCACGGGCTCAATCCCGCGATGGGCTGGCCGCTCGCCGTGTCGAACGCGCTGATGGCGCGACGCGCCCGCGCGCTCGTCGCGGCCCTCGGCTACCTCGCACTCGGGCATGCGCTTGCCGTCTTCGCGGTGATGCTGCCGTTCGGACTGCTTGCCGCGCTACTCGCCTGGCAAGCGACGATCCGCATCGGTGCGAGCGCCGTCGTGATCGGCTTCGGCATCGCGCTGCTGATGCGGCGGCGACACCCGCGCGCGCTCGCGCGAATCGCGCCGGCGCGGCTCGGCTTATGGTCGTTCGCCATCGCGATCGCGCATGGGGCCGGGCTGATGCTCGTGCCGATCTATCTCGGGCTCTGCGGGCTCGATGACGATCCCGGTCATCGTGCGGCCGCCGCGCTCGCGGCGCTGCACGTCGGGATGGCGCTCACGGTGGCGGCAGTCCACGCGGCCGCGATGATCGCCACCGGCGGCGCGCTCGCGTGGCTCGTGTACCGCTACGTCGGGCTCGCGTTCGTGTCGAAGAGCTGGTTCAATCTCGACGCGGTATGGGCGTCGAGCCTGATCGTGATCGGCGCGCTGTCGCTGGGATTTGCGGCGACGCAGTAACGCAGCGGCGGCCCGCGCCGCGGGCCCGCTTGCTGTGTTCGCTACGTCACGCTCGCGGCGCGATGCGCGGCCGGACGCGGCCCGCCGGGCGCGATTCCGCTAAAATCGCGGCATGCGCACCACTTCCCATGCCACCGCCTCGCCGCCTTTCGTCCGTCGCGCCTGCCGCCGTTGCCGCGCGACGCATCCGTCCGCTTCGTCCGGAAGGGTGGCGCGATGAGCCGGGCCAATCCGCCGGACTTCGATTCGGCCGCCTTCCGGCAGGCGCTCGGCCAGTTCGCGACCGGCGTGACCGTCATCACGACGCGCGCGCCGTCCGGCCAGCTGATCGGCATCACCGCAAGCTCGTTCAATTCGGTGTCGCTCGACCCGCCGCTCGTGTTGTGGAGCCTTGCGCACAAATCGGCGTCGATGCCGGTGTTCCGCAACAACAGCCATTACGTCGTGAACGTGCTCGCGGCCGCGCAGCTCGACCTGTGCATGCGCTTTTCGAGCTACAAGGGCGACCGCTTCGAAGGCATCGCGCACGCGGCCGGCAACTCGGGCATGCCCGTGCTCGACGGTGCGCTCGCCTGGTTCGAATGCCACAACCGCAGCCGCTATGACGAAGGCGACCACGTGATCTTCGTCGGCGAAGTCGAACGCTGCGGCGTACGCACGCCGCAGAACGCGACACCGCCGCTCGTGTTCCACGGCGGCGGCTTTCACGGTCTCACACCGCTCTGATCGGGCCGGTGCGCGCGAGCCCGACCGGCGCACCCGCTTCGTCCTTCAGCGTCTGCAGCACGATGTTCGAACGGATGTCCATCACGCCCGGCGCCTTGTACAGCCGGTTCAGCACGAAATCGGAATAGTGCTTCAGGTTGTGCGCGAGCACGCGCAGCAGATAGTGGCTCTCGCCCGTCACGACGAACGCGCCCACCACCTCCGGCCATTCGCGCAACGCCTCCGCGAACCGTTCGTGCCACTGGTTCTCCTCGTTGCGCATCGACACCTGCACGAACGCCTCGAGCTCGAACCCGAGCTTCTCGCGGCTCAGGCACGCGCGGTAGCGCTCGATGACGCCCTGCTCCTCGAGCAGCCGCATCCGTCGCAGGCACGCGGACGGCGACAGCGAAATCCGTTCCGCGAGATCGAGATTGCTGATTCTGCCCTCTTCCTGCAGCACGGCCAGGATCCGGCAGTCGGTAGCGTCCAGCGTGATCGCGTGCATTTTTGGTCCCCCTTTTCCCTCTGATTCGAATTATCTGCCAATCGAGCGGATTGTCCATGTTTATTTCGCAAGCACTTTCTGCAAGCGTCCGCCTATCATTCGAAGGATCGATTCATCGCTTCGTCATGCCATGGACATACTCTGGGACATCTCCCCGCCCATCAGCGCCGCCACGCCCGTGTGGCCGGGCGACACGCCGGTGTCGGTCGAGCGCGTCTGGCGGATCGAGGCCGGCTCGCCCGTCAACATCGCGCGGCTGACGCTGTCGCCGCATACCGGCGCGCACTGCGACGCGCCGCTGCACTACGATGCGGACGGCGCGGCGATCGGCGCCGTGCCGCTCGACACCTATGTCGGCCCGTGCCGCGTGATCCACTGCATCGGCGCGTCGCCGGTCGTGCGGCAGGCCGACGTCGCGACCGCGCTCGACGGCGTACCGCCGCGCGTGCTGCTGCGCACCTACGCGAATGCGCCGACCGCGCACTGGGACAGCGCGTTCTGCGCGGTCGCACCGGACACCGTCGATCTGCTTGCCGCGCACGGCGTGAAGCTGATCGGCATCGACACGCCGTCGCTCGATCCGCAGGAATCGAAGACGATGGACGCGCACCACCGCGTGCGCGCCCACCGGATGGCGATCCTCGAAGGCATCGTGCTCGACGAGGTGCCGCCCGGCGACTATGAATTGATCGCCCTGCCGCTCAAATTCGCGACGCTCGACGCGAGCCCCGTGCGCGCCGTCCTGCGCGCGCTGCCCGCGCGCGCCGCCTGATTCTTTCGACCGACGAACCCACCATGATGATCAAGACCCGTGAAGATGCGCTCGCGCTCGATCGCGACGATCCGCTTGCCCCGTTGCGCAGCCAGTTCGCGCTGCCCGACGGCGTGATCTACCTCGACGGCAACTCGCTCGGCGCGCAGCCTCGCGCGGCGGCCGCACGTGCGCAACAGGTGATCGGCGCCGAATGGGGCGAAGGCCTGATCCGCAGCTGGAACACCGCAGGCTGGTTCGCGCTGCCGCGCCGGCTCGGCGACAAGCTCGCGACGCTGATCGGCGGCGCGCCCGGCGAAACGGTCGTGACCGACACGATTTCGATCAACCTGTTCAAGCTGCTGTCGGCGATGCTGCGCCACCAGGCCGAACGCGCGCCCGAGCGCCGCGTGATCGTGTCGGAGCGTTCGAACTTCCCGACCGATCTCTATATCGCGCAAGGGCTCATCGAGCAGCTCGGCGGCGACTACGAACTGCGCCTGATCGACGATCCCGCCGAGCTGCCCGACGCGCTCGGCGCGGACACCGCCGTCGCGATGATCACGCACGTGAACTACCGCACCGGCTACATGCACGACATGGCCGCCGTCACGCAGCTCGCGCACGATGCTGGCGCGCTGATGCTCTGGGACCTCGCCCATTCGGCCGGTGCGGTTCCGGTCGACCTGAACGGCGCGCATGCGGACGGCGCGGTCGGCTGCACGTACAAGTATCTGAACGGCGGCCCCGGCTCGCCGGCATTCGTGTGGGTGCCGCAGCGCCACCACGCGCATTTCTCGCAGCCGCTGTCCGGCTGGTGGGGCCATCGCGCGCCATTCGCGATGCAGCCCGGCTTCGCGCCCGACCCCGGCATCGCGCGCTTCTTGTGCGGCACGCAGCCGATCGTGTCGATGTCGATGGTCGAATGCGGGCTCGACGTGTTCCTGCAGACCGACATGCAGGCGATCCGCCGCAAGTCGCTCGCGCTGACCGACGCGTTCATCGCGCTCGTCGAGGCGCGCTGCGCGGGC is a window encoding:
- a CDS encoding selenium-binding protein SBP56-related protein: MNMRPDPTFHASPELAMQAPPEAFAYTLLLSPDFSRPDALAVIDVQHGSPTYGKIVHTVTMPNTGDEFHHFGWNACSSALSPLTGHAFLERRYLIIPGLRSSRVYVIDTKPHPTQARIHKIVEPDEIFRKTGYSRPHTVHCGPEGIYVSTLGGAGKDGTDAAPGIFIMDCETFDVLGRWEIDRGPQDKHYDFWWNLPRDYMVSSEWALPPQFENGIVPDDLLANRYGHRLHFWDLRARRNVQTIDLGAHHQMALEVRPAHDPVREYGFVGVVIDTTNLEGSIWTWWREGGTFHAKKTATIAPEPAAADELPPLLKPFGAVPPLVTDIDLSLDDRFLYVSCWGTGEMRQYDVSDPHHPRLAGSVRIGGIARRAPHPNGRPFAGGPQMVEISRDGRRVYWTNSLYSTWDDQFYPDGVPAAQVLAHAGPDGGLTLADDFWVEFPDGYRAHQIRLEGGDCSTDSFCYPSVGR
- a CDS encoding Lrp/AsnC family transcriptional regulator; the encoded protein is MHAITLDATDCRILAVLQEEGRISNLDLAERISLSPSACLRRMRLLEEQGVIERYRACLSREKLGFELEAFVQVSMRNEENQWHERFAEALREWPEVVGAFVVTGESHYLLRVLAHNLKHYSDFVLNRLYKAPGVMDIRSNIVLQTLKDEAGAPVGLARTGPIRAV
- a CDS encoding flavin reductase family protein; its protein translation is MSRANPPDFDSAAFRQALGQFATGVTVITTRAPSGQLIGITASSFNSVSLDPPLVLWSLAHKSASMPVFRNNSHYVVNVLAAAQLDLCMRFSSYKGDRFEGIAHAAGNSGMPVLDGALAWFECHNRSRYDEGDHVIFVGEVERCGVRTPQNATPPLVFHGGGFHGLTPL
- the kynB gene encoding arylformamidase translates to MDILWDISPPISAATPVWPGDTPVSVERVWRIEAGSPVNIARLTLSPHTGAHCDAPLHYDADGAAIGAVPLDTYVGPCRVIHCIGASPVVRQADVATALDGVPPRVLLRTYANAPTAHWDSAFCAVAPDTVDLLAAHGVKLIGIDTPSLDPQESKTMDAHHRVRAHRMAILEGIVLDEVPPGDYELIALPLKFATLDASPVRAVLRALPARAA
- the kynU gene encoding kynureninase — protein: MIKTREDALALDRDDPLAPLRSQFALPDGVIYLDGNSLGAQPRAAAARAQQVIGAEWGEGLIRSWNTAGWFALPRRLGDKLATLIGGAPGETVVTDTISINLFKLLSAMLRHQAERAPERRVIVSERSNFPTDLYIAQGLIEQLGGDYELRLIDDPAELPDALGADTAVAMITHVNYRTGYMHDMAAVTQLAHDAGALMLWDLAHSAGAVPVDLNGAHADGAVGCTYKYLNGGPGSPAFVWVPQRHHAHFSQPLSGWWGHRAPFAMQPGFAPDPGIARFLCGTQPIVSMSMVECGLDVFLQTDMQAIRRKSLALTDAFIALVEARCAGRSLKLVTPRAHHQRGSQASFEHPHGYEVMQALIARGVIGDYREPYVLRFGFTPLYTRFVDVWDAVETLREILDTDAWKAPEYAERGAVT